In a genomic window of Tissierella sp. Yu-01:
- a CDS encoding ABC-F family ATP-binding cassette domain-containing protein, with the protein MPILSCSNITKSYIVDTILDGISFNVEDGDLIGVIGLNGTGKTTLFNILSGEINKDSGEIYIQKDIKIGYLKQHIKIDSEKSIFDECLEVFNELIKMEEDIRDLEKKISRLSTKGESEELNKLMEEYGQLSERFVEKNGYGYKSEIKGVLKGLGFDDVDLDKSVNVLSGGQKSRLYLAKLLLTKPKLLLLDEPTNHLDIDAISWLEKYLRDYKGSALIISHDRYFLDNVANRIFYLENKKLNIYNTNYSKFMVQRKRDLDLLKKQYEDQQKEIKRQEEIISRFMNYGGARYIKQAQSRQKLLDKMKVIEKQSEAKKTRFKFQPSIKSGNDVLKVESICKSFGSLELLKDINFYVYKGERVGLIGPNGVGKTTLFKIILGQIEKDDGIVKLGHHVYPGYFDQEMDKLNHDKTIIDEIWDENPSLTHYDIRTILSQFLFVGDDIFKEIKDLSGGEKGRLALLKLMLSKANFLLMDEPTNHLDIDSKEVLEDALLDYEGTVFVISHDRYFLNRVTTKIIELTSDGIKEYVGNYDYYLEKKNEIIYEEDEDTGKTKTQIKIEKKKEKELQQIQRHRKKQIKEMEEEINYLEISIEEIDNMLCDPKFYENHEKVVELSMKREEYENKLNELYDKWIGLTE; encoded by the coding sequence ATGCCAATCCTGTCATGCAGCAATATAACTAAATCATATATAGTTGATACTATATTGGATGGTATAAGCTTTAACGTAGAAGATGGAGATTTAATTGGTGTTATAGGTCTTAATGGTACAGGTAAGACGACACTATTTAATATATTATCAGGAGAAATTAATAAAGATTCTGGAGAAATCTATATACAGAAAGATATCAAAATTGGATATTTAAAGCAGCATATTAAAATAGATAGTGAAAAGTCAATATTTGATGAATGTCTAGAGGTCTTTAATGAATTAATAAAAATGGAAGAGGATATAAGAGATCTTGAGAAAAAAATATCAAGATTAAGTACCAAGGGTGAATCTGAAGAGCTCAATAAATTAATGGAAGAGTATGGTCAATTATCAGAGAGGTTTGTAGAAAAAAACGGTTATGGATATAAATCAGAGATAAAAGGTGTACTAAAGGGCCTAGGTTTTGATGATGTTGATTTGGACAAGAGTGTTAATGTTCTAAGTGGAGGTCAAAAATCAAGGTTATACCTTGCAAAACTTCTTTTAACTAAACCCAAACTGCTACTGTTAGACGAACCAACTAACCATTTAGATATAGATGCAATATCCTGGTTAGAGAAATACCTAAGAGATTATAAAGGATCTGCTTTAATTATCTCCCATGATAGGTACTTTTTAGATAATGTGGCTAATCGAATATTCTACTTAGAAAACAAAAAGCTAAATATCTATAATACGAATTACTCAAAATTTATGGTACAAAGAAAAAGGGATTTGGATTTGCTAAAAAAACAATATGAAGATCAGCAAAAGGAAATTAAGAGGCAGGAAGAAATCATCTCTAGATTCATGAATTACGGTGGAGCCAGATATATAAAGCAGGCGCAAAGCAGACAAAAGCTACTTGATAAAATGAAGGTAATCGAAAAACAATCTGAGGCAAAGAAAACAAGATTCAAATTCCAACCTTCAATAAAATCGGGAAATGACGTTCTAAAAGTGGAGAGTATATGTAAATCCTTTGGAAGTCTGGAGCTTTTAAAGGATATTAATTTTTATGTATATAAGGGCGAACGAGTAGGACTTATAGGTCCTAATGGTGTTGGGAAGACAACTCTATTTAAGATTATTTTAGGACAAATTGAAAAAGATGATGGAATTGTTAAGTTAGGACACCATGTATATCCAGGTTATTTTGACCAAGAAATGGACAAGTTAAACCATGATAAAACAATAATAGATGAAATATGGGATGAAAATCCAAGTCTAACTCACTACGATATTAGAACTATTTTAAGTCAATTCCTATTTGTAGGAGATGACATTTTCAAGGAGATTAAAGATCTTAGTGGTGGTGAAAAAGGAAGATTGGCACTTCTTAAGTTAATGCTTTCAAAGGCGAATTTCCTACTTATGGACGAGCCTACTAATCATTTGGATATAGACTCAAAGGAAGTTTTAGAAGATGCTCTTCTTGACTATGAGGGCACTGTTTTTGTAATATCCCATGATAGATATTTCCTTAATAGAGTCACTACTAAAATCATAGAATTAACATCTGATGGAATAAAAGAATATGTAGGTAATTATGATTATTACTTGGAAAAGAAGAATGAAATAATATATGAGGAAGATGAGGATACGGGTAAAACCAAAACCCAGATAAAAATTGAGAAGAAAAAAGAAAAAGAACTACAACAAATTCAACGACATAGAAAGAAGCAAATCAAAGAAATGGAAGAAGAAATAAATTATTTAGAAATAAGCATAGAAGAGATTGATAATATGCTTTGCGATCCAAAATTCTATGAAAACCACGAAAAAGTTGTCGAATTATCAATGAAAAGAGAAGAATATGAGAATAAATTAAATGAATTATACGACAAGTGGATTGGACTTACAGAATAA
- a CDS encoding redox-sensing transcriptional repressor Rex, whose translation MDRDSQISATVIRRLPKYHRYLSDLQDKGINRISSQELSNLTGFTASQIRQDLNNFGGFGQQGYGYNVDDLHRELGKILGLDKNYTAVITGTGNLGQAIANYKGIEDAGFKVVSLFDRNPKMIGLKIRDIEVRDIDNLENFVEENNVDIGIITVPKEGAQPIADRLVKAGIKGIWNFAPCDLVVPEDVIVENVRLNESILILSYFLKNLENK comes from the coding sequence ATGGATAGAGATTCACAAATCTCAGCAACGGTCATTAGAAGATTGCCGAAATATCATAGGTATTTATCAGATCTTCAAGATAAAGGAATAAATAGAATTTCATCTCAGGAATTAAGCAATTTAACTGGTTTTACAGCGTCTCAAATTAGGCAGGATTTGAATAACTTTGGCGGTTTTGGTCAGCAGGGATATGGTTATAACGTTGATGACTTACACAGAGAACTAGGAAAGATATTGGGACTTGATAAAAATTATACTGCAGTAATTACTGGAACTGGTAATTTAGGTCAGGCAATTGCAAATTACAAAGGAATTGAAGATGCTGGTTTTAAAGTAGTATCATTATTTGATAGAAACCCAAAGATGATTGGATTGAAAATTCGAGACATTGAAGTTCGTGACATAGATAATTTAGAAAATTTTGTAGAAGAAAATAATGTTGATATTGGTATAATAACTGTACCAAAGGAAGGTGCTCAACCTATTGCAGATAGATTAGTAAAAGCTGGAATCAAGGGAATATGGAATTTTGCACCATGTGATCTAGTTGTACCGGAAGACGTTATAGTTGAAAATGTACGACTTAACGAGAGTATTCTGATATTATCATATTTTCTCAAGAACTTGGAGAATAAATAA
- a CDS encoding Glu/Leu/Phe/Val dehydrogenase produces MTKEVLNPLENAQLQIKSACEVLGLEPAVYELLKEPQRVIEISIPVKMDDGSIKVFKGYRSLHNDAVGPGKGGIRFHPGVNMDEVKALSIWMTFKCCVTGIPYGGGKGGVTVDPQTLSKAELERLSRGYIQGLHKYLGEKIDVPAPDVNTNGQIMAWMTDEYIKLTGDQSVGVITGKPVEWGGSKGRNEATGFGVAVVSREFAKKYGIDISGAKVAIQGFGNVGSFTVKNVQGQGAKIVALAEWAREVGTYALYNEDGLDYEDLAKYMKEHRNLVNYPNAKMITLDDFWQLDVDILIPAALENAITAEVAEKVNAKIICEAANGPITPDADEILNRREIPVSPDILTNSGGVTVSYFEWVQNLYGYYWTEEEVVEKQERAMIDAFNAIWKIREEYNVPMRKATYMHSVKKVADVMKLRGWY; encoded by the coding sequence ATGACAAAGGAAGTATTAAATCCATTGGAAAATGCGCAATTGCAGATTAAATCAGCATGTGAAGTTTTAGGATTAGAACCAGCTGTATACGAGTTGCTGAAAGAACCACAAAGGGTTATAGAAATATCAATACCTGTTAAAATGGATGATGGAAGTATTAAGGTATTTAAGGGATATAGATCATTACACAATGATGCAGTTGGGCCAGGTAAAGGTGGCATTAGGTTCCACCCTGGGGTCAATATGGATGAAGTTAAAGCCTTGTCCATTTGGATGACCTTTAAATGCTGTGTAACAGGTATTCCATATGGTGGAGGCAAAGGTGGAGTCACTGTAGATCCTCAAACTCTTTCCAAAGCCGAATTAGAAAGATTGTCGAGAGGGTATATACAAGGCCTTCATAAATATTTAGGAGAAAAAATAGATGTGCCTGCTCCTGATGTAAATACAAATGGTCAAATAATGGCATGGATGACTGATGAATATATCAAACTAACAGGAGACCAATCAGTCGGTGTTATAACTGGAAAACCAGTGGAATGGGGCGGCTCAAAAGGAAGAAATGAAGCAACTGGTTTTGGTGTTGCAGTGGTATCTAGAGAATTCGCTAAGAAATATGGAATAGATATTAGTGGTGCAAAGGTTGCTATTCAAGGCTTTGGTAATGTAGGAAGCTTTACTGTTAAAAATGTTCAAGGTCAAGGTGCTAAAATAGTTGCATTAGCTGAATGGGCAAGAGAAGTAGGCACATATGCATTGTATAATGAAGATGGACTTGATTATGAAGATTTAGCTAAATACATGAAAGAGCACAGAAATTTAGTTAATTATCCAAATGCTAAAATGATCACATTAGATGATTTCTGGCAGCTTGATGTAGATATTTTAATTCCTGCAGCATTAGAGAACGCTATAACGGCGGAAGTAGCAGAGAAAGTTAATGCTAAGATTATATGTGAAGCAGCAAATGGACCTATAACTCCTGATGCTGATGAAATATTAAATAGAAGAGAGATTCCAGTATCTCCTGATATTCTCACTAACTCAGGTGGAGTTACCGTATCATATTTTGAATGGGTGCAAAACTTATATGGGTATTACTGGACTGAAGAAGAAGTAGTTGAAAAACAAGAGCGTGCAATGATAGATGCATTTAATGCAATATGGAAAATAAGAGAAGAGTACAATGTACCGATGAGAAAAGCAACTTATATGCATTCGGTAAAGAAAGTTGCAGATGTAATGAAATTAAGAGGATGGTATTAA
- a CDS encoding efflux RND transporter periplasmic adaptor subunit, with product MKKKKKVLIITVVIIAILGISGANIAIKSKKSNVTMVQTTPILREDIESRIQSTGTIFSMDKRDVISDVEEKIEKIHVQEGDKVEKEQILMELDKTDILYRIKDSKLRLSIEMEGLKQLEQEGSKEFEIQLSNAKIRYEDAKNTYERNMELYEEGIITKVEFEKSKDDMDQLYNDYLLAEDRLKNSNRDNEVTIQKQKIELARIEVEKLEKELQNYTIKSPITGTIVDTNISESGIIKSHTTLMSIQDLEHLEIILDINEYDASKIEVGDPVEITGDSFEGKVYEGEIKYVGSIAKSSEQGQSNENVVEVKVDIKNNDEFLKPGFSAKVDILTDKKVDALSVPYEAIFTKKGGEKVIFTVSEEGIVKEHTIKTGISSNFSIEVIGSIEEGSTVILNPTEEIKDGDQVIADKVM from the coding sequence ATGAAGAAAAAGAAAAAAGTATTGATTATTACTGTGGTTATAATTGCAATATTAGGGATTTCAGGAGCAAATATAGCAATTAAGAGTAAAAAATCTAATGTAACGATGGTCCAGACTACTCCTATCCTAAGAGAGGATATAGAATCCCGTATACAATCAACTGGAACAATATTTTCTATGGATAAAAGAGATGTCATATCAGATGTAGAAGAAAAAATTGAAAAGATACACGTTCAAGAAGGAGATAAGGTAGAAAAAGAACAAATATTAATGGAACTAGATAAAACTGATATTCTTTATAGAATTAAAGATTCAAAGTTAAGACTTTCTATTGAGATGGAAGGATTGAAACAATTAGAGCAAGAAGGAAGTAAGGAATTTGAAATTCAATTATCCAATGCAAAAATAAGATATGAAGATGCAAAAAATACATATGAGAGAAATATGGAGTTATATGAAGAAGGTATAATTACTAAAGTGGAATTTGAAAAGTCTAAGGATGATATGGATCAACTTTACAATGATTATCTTTTAGCAGAGGATAGATTAAAAAATTCTAATCGTGATAATGAAGTGACTATTCAGAAACAAAAAATCGAGTTAGCTAGAATAGAAGTAGAAAAGTTAGAAAAGGAATTACAAAACTATACAATAAAAAGCCCTATTACAGGAACTATTGTAGATACTAATATTTCAGAAAGTGGCATCATTAAATCTCATACGACTTTGATGTCTATTCAAGATTTAGAACACTTAGAAATCATATTGGATATTAATGAATATGATGCTAGCAAAATTGAAGTAGGTGATCCTGTAGAGATTACAGGGGATTCATTTGAAGGTAAAGTATATGAAGGAGAAATAAAATATGTAGGTTCCATTGCCAAATCATCGGAACAAGGGCAAAGCAATGAAAATGTAGTAGAGGTAAAAGTAGACATTAAGAACAATGACGAATTTTTAAAACCTGGTTTTTCTGCAAAAGTTGATATTTTAACAGATAAGAAAGTTGACGCTTTATCTGTACCCTATGAAGCTATATTCACTAAAAAAGGTGGAGAAAAAGTCATATTTACCGTAAGTGAAGAGGGCATTGTAAAGGAGCATACAATAAAAACTGGCATAAGTAGTAACTTTAGCATAGAAGTTATAGGTAGTATAGAAGAGGGCAGCACTGTAATTTTAAATCCTACAGAAGAAATTAAGGACGGAGACCAAGTTATAGCGGACAAGGTGATGTAA
- a CDS encoding ABC transporter ATP-binding protein has product MIKIENLNKTYKTGTVSVEALKNINLIVKEKEFVSIMGPSGSGKSTLMNILGCLDKPTEGVYELDGECVQDMNDDELAVIRNKKIGFIFQSFNLIPRINALKNVELPMIYAGISAKERREIAIKALQKVGLEERMYHNPNELSGGQKQRVAIARSLVNNPSLIFADEPTGNLDSKSGDEIMEIFQQLNEEGATIIMVTHEPDIAMHTKRMIVCRDGEIIEDKLVENQIIINKQEESL; this is encoded by the coding sequence ATGATTAAGATAGAAAACTTAAATAAGACATATAAAACTGGAACTGTAAGCGTAGAAGCATTAAAGAATATTAACTTAATAGTAAAAGAAAAAGAATTTGTATCTATTATGGGACCTTCAGGATCGGGGAAATCTACCTTGATGAATATACTAGGATGTTTAGATAAGCCCACAGAAGGTGTATATGAATTGGATGGAGAATGTGTTCAAGACATGAACGATGATGAACTTGCTGTGATTAGAAATAAAAAAATAGGTTTCATATTTCAATCCTTTAATTTAATTCCACGTATAAATGCTTTGAAAAATGTAGAGCTTCCTATGATTTATGCTGGTATTTCTGCAAAGGAGAGAAGAGAAATAGCTATAAAAGCTCTACAGAAGGTAGGACTAGAAGAAAGAATGTATCATAATCCTAATGAACTTTCAGGTGGACAAAAACAAAGAGTTGCCATTGCTAGGTCCCTGGTAAATAACCCAAGTCTAATCTTTGCAGATGAGCCTACAGGAAACCTGGATTCAAAATCAGGTGATGAGATTATGGAGATATTTCAACAGCTTAATGAAGAAGGGGCAACTATTATAATGGTTACCCATGAACCTGATATAGCTATGCATACTAAGAGGATGATTGTATGTAGAGATGGAGAGATTATTGAAGATAAACTTGTAGAAAATCAAATTATTATCAATAAGCAGGAGGAGAGTCTATGA
- a CDS encoding ABC transporter permease — translation MNILESIQVSLGAILANKMRSLLTMLGIIIGISSVITVVTLGESSQKAIDMEFEQFGAGRAYFSMNWREDYSMKDLLTSEDIEALKNSFPEEIEAIVPYVYQRGKAKSKSEKIDVSMTGGDEDYIKIEKVDMISGRYLTEEDVKGKRPVSIIDKEMALEIFGRTNVLGESLDLEIMESPVSFSIIGIYEKPKSTLQAMGGQTLGNIFVPYTTLEKITGSGDYYWDIEMTLGKDADTDSVTQKMIRLIEKRHGNEGENKYLIQTAEGELEVINNVTGIITLVIGAIAAISLLVGGIGVMNIMFVSVTERTREIGIRKAIGAKRKDILLQFLVESVIVSGIGGIIGTIIGVGLAFIVSSLIKIPTGVSIGTIAIAWIFSAGVGIFFGIYPANKASKLDPIDALRYE, via the coding sequence ATGAATATACTTGAGAGTATACAAGTATCATTAGGTGCGATACTTGCAAATAAAATGCGTTCTCTTCTTACTATGTTAGGTATTATCATAGGAATATCATCTGTTATTACAGTAGTTACCTTAGGGGAAAGTAGCCAAAAGGCAATCGATATGGAATTTGAGCAATTCGGTGCAGGTCGAGCTTATTTTTCAATGAATTGGAGAGAAGATTATTCAATGAAGGATTTACTAACCTCTGAGGATATAGAAGCACTAAAGAATTCCTTCCCAGAGGAAATAGAAGCTATAGTACCTTATGTATATCAAAGAGGAAAAGCTAAGTCTAAGAGTGAAAAAATAGATGTAAGTATGACTGGTGGAGATGAAGACTATATAAAAATAGAAAAAGTAGATATGATTAGTGGTAGATACCTAACTGAGGAAGATGTAAAAGGAAAAAGACCTGTTTCTATTATAGATAAGGAGATGGCACTAGAGATATTTGGTAGAACTAACGTATTGGGAGAGAGCTTGGATTTAGAAATTATGGAAAGCCCGGTATCCTTTTCAATTATTGGAATTTATGAAAAGCCAAAGAGTACACTTCAAGCCATGGGAGGGCAAACTCTTGGAAATATTTTCGTTCCATATACTACCTTAGAAAAAATAACAGGTAGCGGGGATTATTATTGGGATATTGAAATGACTCTAGGTAAAGATGCAGATACAGATAGTGTTACCCAAAAGATGATTAGATTAATTGAGAAAAGACACGGCAACGAAGGAGAAAATAAATATCTTATCCAAACAGCTGAAGGGGAGTTAGAAGTTATAAATAATGTTACAGGGATTATAACTTTAGTTATAGGTGCAATAGCTGCAATTTCTCTATTAGTAGGTGGAATAGGAGTCATGAATATTATGTTTGTTTCCGTTACTGAACGTACAAGGGAAATAGGAATCAGAAAAGCTATAGGTGCTAAAAGAAAGGATATATTATTACAATTTTTAGTAGAGTCCGTTATTGTATCTGGGATAGGAGGTATAATAGGAACTATAATTGGGGTAGGATTAGCATTTATTGTGTCAAGTCTTATTAAGATACCAACTGGAGTTTCCATTGGAACTATTGCTATTGCCTGGATTTTTTCAGCTGGAGTCGGTATTTTCTTCGGTATTTATCCAGCCAACAAAGCTTCTAAATTAGATCCAATTGATGCATTAAGATACGAATAA
- a CDS encoding DNA glycosylase, producing MNYNIIEENNKIIIKNILDFDPKHIFECGQCFRWYVEEDGSYTTIAYGKVLNVKKVDNDIILSNTNMDDFNNIWYNYFDLGKDYWDIKKELSKDPILEEAIKFGNGMRLLNQEPYETIISFIISANNQIPRIKKAVELISTDLGEYAGSYNGKDFYSFPKPEKLANLEVGYIKEKYRVGFRADRIKETSRRIYEKEFDLDCLYNLSRDDGKNILTTLPGVGPKVSDCILLFAFDKEEAFPVDVWVKRVMEYFYLKEETNVKHIGTHGARIFGRLAGYAQQYLFYYARELGIGK from the coding sequence ATGAACTATAATATTATAGAAGAAAACAATAAAATAATAATTAAAAATATATTAGATTTTGACCCTAAGCATATATTTGAATGTGGGCAATGTTTTAGATGGTATGTAGAGGAAGATGGAAGCTATACTACTATTGCATATGGTAAGGTATTAAACGTTAAAAAGGTAGATAACGATATTATACTATCTAACACTAATATGGATGATTTTAACAACATCTGGTATAACTATTTTGACCTAGGTAAGGATTATTGGGATATAAAAAAAGAGTTATCAAAGGATCCGATACTTGAAGAGGCAATTAAATTTGGCAATGGAATGAGGTTACTTAATCAGGAGCCTTATGAAACGATTATTTCCTTTATAATATCTGCTAACAATCAAATACCTAGAATTAAAAAGGCAGTAGAGTTAATATCTACTGATTTAGGAGAATATGCAGGTAGTTATAATGGCAAAGACTTTTATAGTTTCCCAAAGCCAGAAAAATTAGCAAACCTTGAGGTTGGGTATATAAAGGAGAAATATAGAGTAGGTTTTAGAGCTGATAGAATAAAAGAAACTAGCAGAAGAATTTATGAAAAAGAATTTGATTTAGACTGTCTTTATAATTTATCAAGAGATGATGGTAAAAACATATTGACTACTCTACCAGGGGTTGGGCCTAAGGTTAGTGATTGCATCCTATTATTTGCATTTGATAAAGAAGAAGCATTTCCGGTAGATGTTTGGGTAAAAAGAGTAATGGAATACTTTTATCTTAAGGAAGAAACTAATGTAAAGCATATAGGAACACATGGAGCAAGAATCTTTGGTAGACTTGCAGGTTATGCACAACAATATTTGTTTTATTATGCTAGGGAGCTAGGAATAGGTAAGTAA
- a CDS encoding VCBS repeat-containing protein, giving the protein MKYIKFILIGVFIVFLISLFFLFNYEYMVIGRAVDITVGDINGDGNDEFLVLTKGLFGKYGKELIIYNSAYDLTEIYREDFSDLKPWKIDTGDIDGDGIDEISIGVYKETIFHPVMAKRPFIYSFSDNILLAKWRGSRLSRPFTDYIFYDIDEDGIDEIISIEISENEKMLINSYKWIGFGIEGFIESREYDNISDLRKANVIYISVDDGGDKFSGQLLIKEDRLVIERMD; this is encoded by the coding sequence TTGAAATATATAAAATTCATTCTAATTGGAGTATTTATAGTATTTCTTATATCTCTCTTTTTTTTGTTCAATTATGAATATATGGTGATAGGTAGAGCAGTAGACATAACAGTAGGAGATATAAATGGTGATGGCAATGACGAGTTTCTAGTTTTAACAAAAGGCTTATTTGGAAAGTATGGCAAGGAATTAATTATCTATAATAGTGCATATGATTTAACTGAAATCTATAGAGAAGATTTCTCAGATTTAAAGCCATGGAAAATAGATACAGGGGATATAGATGGAGATGGTATTGATGAAATCTCCATAGGTGTATACAAGGAAACGATTTTTCATCCTGTAATGGCAAAGAGACCATTTATCTATTCCTTTAGTGACAATATTCTACTAGCTAAGTGGAGGGGATCAAGACTTTCAAGACCATTTACGGATTATATATTCTATGACATTGATGAGGACGGCATAGATGAAATAATATCTATTGAAATTTCTGAGAATGAAAAGATGTTAATCAATTCTTATAAATGGATAGGTTTTGGAATAGAAGGATTTATAGAGAGTAGGGAATATGATAATATATCAGATTTGCGGAAAGCAAATGTAATATACATAAGCGTAGATGATGGTGGAGATAAATTTAGTGGTCAATTATTGATAAAAGAAGATAGGCTAGTAATAGAAAGGATGGATTAA
- a CDS encoding DUF3160 domain-containing protein, producing the protein MKKKAFLILIALLLMISACTNTPTTVVEKTPDQVPEVPMAEKVALENFKQKIVQVPYNPTMVEANVAPYKVNKDLSNIENLEQFGEFSNEQLELIIKNNFVVNPTKQEQLFYIYEDNMYNKMLPNFITTDSVLQVYHIFYNYTLRTLESEKLIKLLEQLTEKMLLQSIELYNGIENATVKDMQLKNISFFAVAQLALKKELPLDIPEKARAMAQSEMEKINAHGGFEKSSIFSFDLDYSQYTIRGHYTRSDDFARYFKTMMWYGQAPFPLYIIENEERNVEQTLQALLITYSILSNKGSFDNWENIYESTNFFVGNSDDLDIYNYADLLFKVYGNSPDLNTLADEEKLDELYEEAKLLPEPKIKAKYTLVSTPTGKQFRFMGQRYVMDAEIIQELTEPIVRPIPSGLDVMGVLGSERAKEIQMSKEENQHWNEYPKKFEALTNRFSKLTEKEWQSNMYQGWMWTLKDLNKSYDEGYPSFMTNNAWVDKNLNTALGSWSELKHDTILYGKQSGAEMGGGDLSSIGYVEPNIGVYEKLLWLTRFSRANLNERGLIIEAIDEKMGRFEDLLQFLINCSIKELNNEVLTEDEYMQIAFYGGTLEGLSSSFAGDGIRWFEITSDTDKNMAVIADFHTIAPNEFSDGGYMEAGVGPAYEIYVVVPIDGKLYLTRGAVFSYHEFISTERLTDESWQQMIKEDKQPPMPEWTDSFIRSGKGEIPVPEY; encoded by the coding sequence TTGAAGAAAAAAGCATTTTTAATTCTAATTGCACTTTTACTTATGATATCTGCTTGTACAAATACACCAACAACAGTAGTTGAAAAGACTCCGGATCAAGTACCAGAAGTACCCATGGCAGAGAAAGTTGCTTTAGAAAATTTTAAACAAAAGATAGTGCAGGTTCCATATAATCCAACTATGGTAGAAGCTAATGTAGCACCATATAAAGTAAATAAGGATTTATCTAATATTGAAAATTTAGAGCAATTTGGTGAGTTTTCTAATGAGCAACTTGAATTGATTATCAAGAATAATTTTGTTGTTAATCCAACAAAGCAGGAGCAGCTTTTCTATATCTATGAAGACAATATGTATAATAAAATGCTCCCTAACTTCATAACCACAGATTCAGTTTTACAGGTATATCATATTTTCTATAATTATACTTTAAGAACATTAGAAAGTGAAAAGTTAATTAAATTGTTGGAGCAGCTAACTGAAAAAATGTTACTTCAATCGATTGAACTATATAATGGAATTGAAAATGCTACAGTAAAGGATATGCAACTAAAAAACATCTCATTTTTTGCAGTAGCACAACTAGCTCTCAAAAAGGAATTGCCACTAGACATTCCAGAAAAAGCTAGGGCTATGGCTCAATCAGAAATGGAAAAGATAAATGCTCATGGGGGATTTGAAAAATCAAGTATATTTTCATTTGATCTAGACTATAGTCAATATACAATAAGAGGACATTATACAAGAAGTGATGACTTTGCTAGATATTTCAAAACCATGATGTGGTATGGTCAGGCACCTTTCCCTTTATATATAATAGAAAATGAAGAAAGAAATGTTGAACAAACTCTTCAGGCATTATTAATTACCTATAGCATATTGTCCAATAAAGGAAGTTTTGATAATTGGGAAAATATCTATGAATCTACTAATTTTTTTGTAGGAAATTCAGATGACCTGGACATATATAATTACGCGGATCTTTTGTTTAAGGTATATGGTAATAGTCCAGACTTAAATACATTAGCTGATGAAGAAAAATTAGATGAATTATATGAAGAGGCAAAGCTATTACCAGAGCCAAAAATAAAGGCAAAGTATACATTAGTAAGCACTCCAACAGGCAAACAATTTAGATTTATGGGGCAAAGGTATGTTATGGATGCTGAAATAATTCAAGAATTAACTGAACCTATAGTTAGACCAATTCCATCAGGATTGGATGTAATGGGTGTACTAGGTTCTGAGAGGGCGAAAGAGATTCAAATGTCAAAGGAAGAAAATCAGCACTGGAATGAATATCCTAAAAAATTTGAGGCTTTAACTAATAGATTTTCCAAGTTAACTGAAAAAGAATGGCAATCAAATATGTATCAAGGTTGGATGTGGACCTTGAAGGACCTTAATAAGTCTTATGATGAAGGATATCCATCCTTTATGACCAATAATGCTTGGGTGGATAAAAACTTGAATACAGCCTTAGGTAGCTGGTCAGAATTAAAGCATGATACTATATTATATGGCAAACAAAGCGGTGCAGAAATGGGCGGTGGAGATTTGTCTTCAATCGGTTATGTTGAGCCTAATATAGGAGTATATGAAAAGCTATTGTGGCTTACTAGATTCTCAAGAGCAAATCTCAATGAAAGAGGTTTAATTATTGAAGCAATAGATGAAAAGATGGGAAGATTTGAAGATCTTCTCCAGTTTTTAATAAATTGTTCAATAAAAGAATTAAACAATGAAGTATTAACTGAAGATGAATATATGCAGATAGCATTTTACGGTGGAACCCTTGAAGGTTTGTCTAGCTCATTTGCCGGTGACGGTATAAGATGGTTTGAAATCACCTCGGATACAGATAAAAACATGGCCGTAATAGCAGATTTTCATACTATAGCACCAAATGAATTTAGTGATGGTGGTTATATGGAAGCAGGCGTAGGACCTGCATATGAAATATATGTTGTAGTACCTATAGATGGGAAGCTGTATTTAACAAGGGGAGCAGTATTTAGCTATCATGAATTTATTTCAACAGAAAGACTTACAGATGAAAGTTGGCAGCAGATGATTAAGGAAGATAAACAACCTCCAATGCCAGAATGGACCGATAGTTTTATTAGAAGTGGGAAAGGTGAGATTCCTGTACCAGAGTATTAA